Proteins encoded by one window of Amaranthus tricolor cultivar Red isolate AtriRed21 chromosome 4, ASM2621246v1, whole genome shotgun sequence:
- the LOC130810615 gene encoding auxilin-related protein 2 yields the protein MDDFGVLVKNYGIKPQGKSAPMASSKSATKTTRNYNTIDPSFGTKPFSNSANSGTGSFFNDQNDDIFGFNSSNKPNNYASSDVFDDVFQLPKNVPTSSSGGGGGEFDFDMESMFKGSMNLNSKSVDIKEEDLIWGFSGKGSTNNVVMGNNDLLSSDPVDDFFGKLGNLSSNQKSLEMMTNDDLIPGFGISNANISRAQSGSREKSSGSSSIEELEDFATGILKKNDKGKRNEFSVKKEAKTVSKKPQEVNFFDIQENFNVDSMHSHKVEKATEPMFPEAATDLDSFFSAHVKKKSVPVTEDTVINGKTNEVPDLFSGTTFKMEKKMAPNDFPDDFSSIFGGAPVSGVFEEIEGESEERRRLRFERHQRAKARMENALAEMNQREYEAQQEQEERHRISDAMDVEMKRWAAGKEGNLRALLSSLQLVLAPELGWRPVTLTDLITSSQVKIAYKKAALCVHPDKVQQKGASLEQKFVAEKVFDLLKEAWNKFNTEELR from the exons ATGGATGATTTTGGTGTTTTAGTAAAAAATTATGGGATCAAACCTCAAGGAAAATCAGCTCCAATGGCTTCTTCTAAATCAGCAACAAAAACTACCCGTAATTACAACACTATAGATCCGTCTTTTGGGACCAAACCCTTTTCTAATTCTGCAAATTCAGGAACTGggtcatttttcaatgatcaaaaTGATGATATATTCGGGTTCAACTCAAGTAACAAGCCTAATAATTATGCAAGTTCAGATGTTTTTGATGATGTTtttcaattacccaaaaatgTTCCTACCTCTTCAAGTGGAGGTGGAGGTGGAGAATTCGACTTTGATATGGAATCGATGTTCAAAGGTTCAATGAATTTGAACTCCAAATCGGTGGACATTAAAGAGGAGGATCTTATTTGGGGGTTTTCAGGAAAAGGGAGTACTAATAATGTGGTAATGGGAAATAATGACTTGTTATCATCTGATCCAGTTGATGATTTCTTTGGTAAATTGGGAAATTTGAGCTCTAATCAAAAAAGCCTTGAAATGATGACCAATGATGATTTGATTCCTGGGTTTGGGATTAGCAATGCCAATATTAGTAG AGCTCAGTCTGGTTCAAGAGAGAAGAGTTCAGGTTCTTCTTCTATCGAGGAGCTTGAAGATTTTGCCACTGGCATTCTAAAAAAGAACGATAAAGGGAAGCGAAATGAATTTTCAGTTAAGAAAGAAGCAAAGACAGTTAGCAAAAAACCACAGGAGGTGAACTTCTTTGATATACAGGAAAACTTTAATGTTGATAGTATGCATAGTCATAAGGTGGAGAAGGCAACTGAGCCAATGTTTCCAGAAGCAGCAACGGATCTGGATTCATTTTTCAGTGCACACGTTAAAAAAAAGAGTGTACCTGTAACTGAAGACACAGTTATA AATGGAAAAACCAACGAAGTACCGGATCTGTTTTCTGGAACCACATttaaaatggagaaaaaaatgGCACCAAACGATTTTCCTGATGATTTTTCATCAATATTTGGAG GTGCCCCAGTTTCGGGTGTGTTTGAGGAAATTGAAGGAGAAAGTGAGGAAAGACGCAGACTAAGATTCGAACGCCACCAAAGAGCGAAGGCACGCATG GAAAATGCATTAGCAGAAATGAATCAACGTGAATATGAGGCGCAGCAGGAACAGGAAGAAAGACAT AGGATTTCTGATGCTATGGATGTGGAGATGAAGCGATGGGCTGCTGGGAAAGAGGGAAACTTGCGAGCACTGCTGTCATCTTTGCAACTG GTGCTCGCCCCTGAACTTGGTTGGCGACCGGTTACTTTAACTGACTTGATTACTTCATCTCAAGTAAAGATCGCATACAAAAAGGCTGCTCTGTGTGTCCATCCTGATAAAGTGCAGCAAAAAGGTGCAAGTCTTGAACAAAAGTTTGTTGCAGAGAAAGTTTTTGATCTACTGAAG GAAGCATGGAATAAGTTCAATACGGAGGAGCTTCGATAG